Proteins from a single region of Desulfuromonadales bacterium:
- a CDS encoding response regulator, which produces MPKKKILVVEDEESLLKLESILLTSKGYEVRGVPNGQAALDAIAEEQPDLVLLDIMLPEIDGFEVCRRIKSDPATRDIPVVMLTAKKTRDDMARGEKVGADWYITKPFKSAMVIETIQRFLVK; this is translated from the coding sequence ATGCCCAAGAAAAAAATTCTGGTGGTCGAAGACGAGGAGAGTCTGCTCAAACTGGAGAGCATTCTGCTGACGTCGAAGGGATACGAAGTCAGGGGGGTGCCCAACGGACAGGCGGCACTCGATGCCATTGCCGAGGAACAGCCTGATCTGGTGCTGCTCGACATCATGCTCCCGGAAATCGATGGATTCGAGGTCTGCCGCCGGATCAAGAGCGATCCGGCTACCCGGGATATCCCGGTGGTCATGCTGACCGCCAAAAAGACCCGTGATGATATGGCGAGAGGGGAAAAGGTCGGTGCCGACTGGTATATCACCAAGCCCTTCAAATCAGCCATGGTGATCGAAACCATCCAGAGGTTTCTTGTCAAATGA
- a CDS encoding chemotaxis protein CheW produces the protein MSIEREQQSVSGAAREGVRQEIQLACFRIGTEMYALDIMRIREIIRPQRLTPVPKAPPFIEGVINLRGAVVPVVDLRKRFEQPAAGSERRTRILICSLAGKVIGLMVDEVAEVRRYTRQEIQPSPQFLRGRGSEFFLGVCRREDQLVMLIDLEKILSSGERIDLESIQKLQGEAITTA, from the coding sequence ATGAGTATAGAGCGTGAGCAACAGTCTGTTTCCGGAGCTGCTCGGGAAGGGGTCCGGCAGGAGATTCAACTGGCCTGTTTCCGCATCGGCACCGAGATGTACGCTCTCGACATCATGCGGATCAGGGAGATCATCCGTCCGCAGCGGTTGACTCCCGTACCCAAGGCGCCACCCTTCATCGAAGGGGTCATCAACCTTCGCGGTGCCGTCGTTCCGGTGGTCGATCTGCGCAAGCGTTTCGAGCAGCCCGCCGCCGGCTCTGAACGCCGGACGCGTATATTGATTTGTTCCCTGGCCGGCAAGGTTATCGGCCTGATGGTGGACGAGGTCGCTGAAGTCCGCCGTTATACCCGGCAGGAAATTCAGCCTTCGCCCCAATTTCTTCGAGGGCGCGGATCCGAGTTCTTTCTCGGGGTCTGCCGGCGTGAGGACCAACTGGTGATGCTGATCGATCTGGAAAAGATTCTTTCGTCCGGAGAGCGGATCGATCTTGAAAGCATCCAGAAATTGCAGGGCGAAGCGATCACCACGGCCTGA
- a CDS encoding response regulator, with protein MEVAVPSSAAGPYRVLVAHSDESLCTTLGEILARDGFTFQICHNGHEALRAMEAAPPEVALIDVALPGLFAFELVDKVRNRPALKEVKILLLSSVYNKMAYKRMPTSLYGADDYIEKHHIPDDLVPKINSLITHAKPLRKRQVQPREEVVAGKLLEPQEAAAEGKEYFEEINMLIRSAEEREMAAATSLEAQENARRLARSIVTDIALYNQERVEEGIRTGRFHELLEMEIAEGRRLFAERVGSSVHAQEDFLQTAFAALIERRRKELQL; from the coding sequence ATGGAAGTCGCGGTACCTTCGTCAGCTGCCGGCCCTTACCGTGTTCTGGTAGCGCACAGTGACGAAAGTCTTTGCACGACCCTCGGCGAGATTCTCGCCAGGGACGGTTTTACCTTTCAGATATGCCATAACGGGCATGAGGCATTGCGGGCGATGGAAGCTGCTCCACCCGAGGTTGCCCTCATCGATGTGGCCTTGCCCGGCCTTTTCGCCTTTGAACTGGTCGACAAGGTGCGCAACCGTCCTGCCCTCAAAGAGGTCAAGATTCTACTGCTTTCCTCGGTCTACAACAAGATGGCCTACAAGCGGATGCCCACTTCGCTTTACGGGGCGGACGACTACATCGAGAAGCACCACATTCCTGACGACCTCGTCCCGAAAATCAACAGCCTCATCACCCATGCCAAGCCGCTGAGAAAACGACAGGTTCAGCCCCGGGAGGAAGTTGTGGCCGGCAAGCTGTTGGAGCCGCAGGAAGCTGCCGCCGAGGGCAAGGAGTACTTCGAGGAAATCAACATGCTGATCCGCTCGGCCGAGGAGCGGGAGATGGCGGCCGCTACTTCCCTGGAAGCGCAGGAAAATGCCCGGCGTCTGGCGCGAAGCATCGTCACTGATATTGCCCTTTACAACCAGGAGCGGGTCGAGGAAGGGATACGCACAGGGCGGTTTCATGAACTCCTGGAGATGGAGATCGCCGAGGGAAGGCGGCTGTTTGCCGAACGTGTCGGTTCCTCGGTGCATGCTCAGGAGGATTTTCTGCAGACGGCCTTTGCGGCCCTTATTGAGCGCCGCCGGAAAGAGCTTCAGCTCTGA